A genome region from Gigantopelta aegis isolate Gae_Host chromosome 3, Gae_host_genome, whole genome shotgun sequence includes the following:
- the LOC121368567 gene encoding globin-like, with protein sequence MGITNSVIQTLGYGEADSNLDLATGMTRRQKNLVKKSWVLMRSHQKENGVALFVLLFTRYPHQQDYFQLFRCARLEDLEVSPAMRAHGTTVMATIGSFVDNLDDAECLVDLVQKMAKNHLGRGIPITSFEYLRSLFSYFLEERLGEQATPEIKESWDRFLLVMNSLVEMEAQRLAAMGECVYFSQT encoded by the exons atgggtatCACCAATAGCGTGATTCAGACTTTAGGTTATGGAGAAGCAGACAGTAACCTTGACCTTGCCACTGGAATGACGAGGCGTCAAAAGAACCTCGTCAAGAAGAGCTGGGTGTTGATGCGATCACATCAAAAAGAAAATGGCGTCGCCCTGTTCGTCCTGCTGTTTACAAGGTACCCACACCAACAGGACTATTTCCAGTTGTTTAGATGCGCGAGACTGGAAGATCTGGAAGTTAGCCCTGCGATGCGTGCGCATGGGACCACTGTAATGGCGACGATTGGTTCGTTCGTAGACAATCTTGATGACGCGGAGTGTCTGGTGGATCTGGTGCAGAAGATGGCAAAGAATCATTTGGGAAGGGGAATACCAATCACAAGTTTCGAg TATTTGCGTTCGTTGTTTAGTTATTTCCTGGAGGAGCGATTAGGGGAACAGGCGACACCGGAAATCAAAGAATCTTGGGACAGATTTCTGTTAGTGATGAACTCGCTGGTTGAGATGGAAGCGCAGAGACTTGCAGCGATGGGAGAATGCGTGTACTTCTCACAGACATAG
- the LOC121367771 gene encoding globin-like, whose product MGSASSWFWYMLGYEDNTTPDPATGLTQYQKSLIRKSWKLLTENQKENGVAFFIALFKEYPYTQDYFEQFKGKSLEELKTSTTMRAHATTVMYSIGSLVENLDDAECLVQLCQKIGRNHFHREVSLRSFVDLQKMFGPFLKESFKKEATDDVVKAWDQLLGVLNSLLKNLATDLKYNK is encoded by the exons ATGGGTTCTGCATCAAGCTGGTTTTGGTACATGCTGGGTTACGAGGATAACACCACGCCCGACCCCGCCACTGGGCTGACCCAGTATCAGAAGTCTCTGATCAGGAAGAGCTGGAAACTTCTCACCGAaaatcagaaagaaaatggcgTCGCCTTCTTTATAGCTCTGTTCAAAGAATACCCATACACCCAGGACTATTTTGAGCAGTTCAAAGGCAAGAGTTTAGAGGAACTGAAAACCAGCACCACGATGCGCGCGCATGCCACGACTGTGATGTATTCCATTGGTTCGTTAGTGGAGAATCTCGATGACGCAGAATGTCTTGTCCAGTTGTGTCAAAAGATTGGCAGAAATCACTTCCACAGAGAGGTTTCTCTCAGGAGCTTTGTG GATCTACAAAAAATGTTTGGGCCCTTCCTGAAGGAATCGTTCAAGAAAGAGGCAACCGATGACGTTGTGAAGGCCTGGGACCAGCTTTTAGGGGTGTTGAACTCGCTCCTTAAGAACTTAGCTACCGACCTCAAATACAACAAGTAG